One genomic segment of Aulosira sp. FACHB-615 includes these proteins:
- a CDS encoding Uma2 family endonuclease: MYNYNPLECLPSSAELPDSDDTPVDNELQILIPNLLLAILANIWQNRDDWFFGINMAIYYVPAKSAIVPDGFLSLGVERFVGENGRSSYVFWEEEGIAPTLALEVVSQTYNGEYEQKKIDYAELGILYYVIYAPTRLRRKRQRLEVYRLVEGKYILQLGDKVWLPEIGLGIGREQGTYQGRTREWLFWYDENGNRYQTAEEQLQNLLTKLQQQGIDPSQL, from the coding sequence ATGTATAACTATAATCCATTAGAATGTTTACCTTCATCGGCAGAATTGCCAGATTCTGATGATACCCCTGTGGATAACGAACTACAAATTTTAATTCCTAATTTACTATTAGCTATCTTAGCTAATATCTGGCAAAACCGTGATGATTGGTTTTTCGGGATTAATATGGCAATTTATTATGTACCTGCTAAATCTGCCATTGTTCCTGATGGATTTTTGAGTTTAGGTGTAGAACGTTTTGTTGGTGAAAATGGACGTTCTAGCTATGTTTTTTGGGAGGAAGAAGGTATTGCACCTACTCTAGCCTTAGAAGTTGTTTCTCAAACTTATAACGGCGAATATGAACAGAAAAAAATTGATTATGCTGAATTAGGGATTTTATATTACGTGATTTATGCACCAACACGTCTACGTCGTAAGCGGCAACGTTTAGAAGTTTATCGGTTAGTTGAAGGTAAATACATTTTACAACTAGGGGATAAAGTTTGGTTGCCAGAAATTGGTTTAGGTATTGGAAGGGAACAGGGTACTTATCAAGGAAGAACACGAGAATGGTTATTTTGGTATGACGAAAATGGCAACCGATACCAAACCG